In Nematostella vectensis chromosome 11, jaNemVect1.1, whole genome shotgun sequence, a genomic segment contains:
- the LOC116615357 gene encoding caspase-3 isoform X3: MVSIKARNLEWQIRNLRIKTVETDLGICVVRCNGTKWLWSDEKRVFKINCGYGCKTLNQCYGTFPKEILPGDSFGVLRSTEGNLHFLLNGQDQGKACSNVPVDVYGYFDINFRNGLQDIHLSLVPIDIFQISQFKENNKKLQLPFPCKYLRLCIGDKNKPKDVNHSTPIATQPIRTVRSREYASTPTTRQSVPSSLKPSSQTISNGSLQRGSGAKKEKEIFPRYSMTKTSRGICLIINNMNYIGNRRNGANNDVNALRRLFKDLHFCVIIKTDLASRDLRETFQEYAMMDHSNFDAFACVIMSHGGEGDVLNCMDGRDVRLEDLMTEFKSLHCATLAGKPKMFFVQACRGSDKENLENISHPTPSFDSIPGEVLERDSSLPRSLNPVEADVLLAYATPPGYVAYRSPTDGSFFIRALVETMREYHQKYHLLEILTLVNRVVGELVNKVDGSIAQISVTTHTLRSSLYL, encoded by the exons ATGGTCTCTATAAAAGCACGTAATTTGGAATGGCAAATACGAAACCTAAG AATCAAAACTGTAGAAACCGACTTAGGAATATGCGTCGTCAGATGTAATGGCACAAAATG GTTATGGAGTGATGAAAAGCGAGTCTTTAAGATAAACTGTGGCTATGGCTGTAAGACCTTAAACCAATGCTATGGCACGTTCCCTAAGGAAATCCTACCAGGCGACAGCTTTGGTGTGCTGCGCTCAACTGAGGGCAACCTTCACTTCCTGCTCAATGGGCAAGATCAGGGCAAAGCTTGTAGTAATGTCCCTGTTGATGTCTATGGCTACTTTGATATCAATTTTCGCAACGGCTTACAAGACATTCATCTCTCATTGGTACCTATAG ACATCTTTCAGATCAGTCAATTTAaggaaaacaacaagaaactTCAGCTACCCTTTCCTTGCAAGTATCTTAGACTGTGTATCGGGGACAAAAACAAACCAAAAGATGTGAATCACAGCACACCCATAGCAACGCAGCCTATCAGAACAG TCCGCTCTCGGGAGTACGCAAGTACTCCTACAACAAGACAGTCTGTTCCCTCGTCCTTAAAGCCTAGTAGTCAGACCATTTCGAATGGAAGCCTTCAAAGGGGATCAGGTgcaaaaaaag aaaaagAAATCTTCCCGCGATATTCGATGACCAAAACATCGAGAGGAATTTGCCTGATTATAAACAACATGAACTACATTGGCAACAGGAGAAATGGGGCAAATAATGACGTCAATGCCTTGCGCCGGCTGTTTAAGGATCTGCATTTCTGTGTGATTATCAAAACAGACCTCGCAAGCCGAGATCTCAGAGAGACTTTTCAAGAGTATGCAATGATGGACCACTCTAACTTCGACGCGTTTGCCTGTGTCATCATGTCtcatgggggggagggggacgtCTTAAATTGCATGGATGGAAGGGATGTGAGACTCGAAGATCTGATGACCGAGTTTAAGTCACTGCATTGTGCTACACTCGCAGGAAAGCCCAAGATGTTCTTCGTACAGGCTTGCAG AGGAAGCGACAAAGAAAACCTGGAAAACATTTCCCATCCGACCCCAAGCTTCGACTCGATTCCTGGAGAGGTACTGGAAAGAGATAGTTCTCTCCCCAGGTCACTAAATCCAGTCGAGGCAGATGTCTTGTTGGCCTATGCTACCCCGCCTGGATACGTTGCATACCGGAGCCCGACTGATGGCTCGTTTTTTATCAGG GCGCTGGTTGAAACGATGCGCGAGTATCACCAAAAGTACCATCTGTTGGAAATTCTGACCTTGGTCAACAGAGTGGTTGGCGAGCTAGTGAATAAGGTGGATGGTAGCATTGCGCAAATCTCCGTCACGACTCACACCCTACGCTCCTCGCTGTATCTGTAA
- the LOC116615357 gene encoding caspase-10 isoform X1 — protein sequence MANTKPKSLSQDTMRMSTVLSTRLIGLDSRFPLMFHDNQKSVVRAPDVQWPPHGSVITEHSLNRCFPAGFAIQIDYIEGLTHGALCIGVIWPNETIKTVETDLGICVVRCNGTKWLWSDEKRVFKINCGYGCKTLNQCYGTFPKEILPGDSFGVLRSTEGNLHFLLNGQDQGKACSNVPVDVYGYFDINFRNGLQDIHLSLVPIDIFQISQFKENNKKLQLPFPCKYLRLCIGDKNKPKDVNHSTPIATQPIRTVRSREYASTPTTRQSVPSSLKPSSQTISNGSLQRGSGAKKEKEIFPRYSMTKTSRGICLIINNMNYIGNRRNGANNDVNALRRLFKDLHFCVIIKTDLASRDLRETFQEYAMMDHSNFDAFACVIMSHGGEGDVLNCMDGRDVRLEDLMTEFKSLHCATLAGKPKMFFVQACRGSDKENLENISHPTPSFDSIPGEVLERDSSLPRSLNPVEADVLLAYATPPGYVAYRSPTDGSFFIRALVETMREYHQKYHLLEILTLVNRVVGELVNKVDGSIAQISVTTHTLRSSLYL from the exons ATGGCAAATACGAAACCTAAG TCCCTGAGCCAGGATACGATGAGGATGAGTACGGTCCTAAGCACAAGGCTGATAGGTCTTGACTCGCGCTTCCCATTGATGTTCCACGACAACCAGAAATCTGTAGTGAGGGCACCGGACGTACAATGGCCACCCCATGGCAGTGTGATCACTGAGCATAGTCTCAACCGTTGCTTCCCTGCCGGGTTTGCTATACAAATTGATTATATCGAGGGTCTCACTCATGGTGCTCTGTGTATTGGGGTGATATGGCCGAATGAGAC AATCAAAACTGTAGAAACCGACTTAGGAATATGCGTCGTCAGATGTAATGGCACAAAATG GTTATGGAGTGATGAAAAGCGAGTCTTTAAGATAAACTGTGGCTATGGCTGTAAGACCTTAAACCAATGCTATGGCACGTTCCCTAAGGAAATCCTACCAGGCGACAGCTTTGGTGTGCTGCGCTCAACTGAGGGCAACCTTCACTTCCTGCTCAATGGGCAAGATCAGGGCAAAGCTTGTAGTAATGTCCCTGTTGATGTCTATGGCTACTTTGATATCAATTTTCGCAACGGCTTACAAGACATTCATCTCTCATTGGTACCTATAG ACATCTTTCAGATCAGTCAATTTAaggaaaacaacaagaaactTCAGCTACCCTTTCCTTGCAAGTATCTTAGACTGTGTATCGGGGACAAAAACAAACCAAAAGATGTGAATCACAGCACACCCATAGCAACGCAGCCTATCAGAACAG TCCGCTCTCGGGAGTACGCAAGTACTCCTACAACAAGACAGTCTGTTCCCTCGTCCTTAAAGCCTAGTAGTCAGACCATTTCGAATGGAAGCCTTCAAAGGGGATCAGGTgcaaaaaaag aaaaagAAATCTTCCCGCGATATTCGATGACCAAAACATCGAGAGGAATTTGCCTGATTATAAACAACATGAACTACATTGGCAACAGGAGAAATGGGGCAAATAATGACGTCAATGCCTTGCGCCGGCTGTTTAAGGATCTGCATTTCTGTGTGATTATCAAAACAGACCTCGCAAGCCGAGATCTCAGAGAGACTTTTCAAGAGTATGCAATGATGGACCACTCTAACTTCGACGCGTTTGCCTGTGTCATCATGTCtcatgggggggagggggacgtCTTAAATTGCATGGATGGAAGGGATGTGAGACTCGAAGATCTGATGACCGAGTTTAAGTCACTGCATTGTGCTACACTCGCAGGAAAGCCCAAGATGTTCTTCGTACAGGCTTGCAG AGGAAGCGACAAAGAAAACCTGGAAAACATTTCCCATCCGACCCCAAGCTTCGACTCGATTCCTGGAGAGGTACTGGAAAGAGATAGTTCTCTCCCCAGGTCACTAAATCCAGTCGAGGCAGATGTCTTGTTGGCCTATGCTACCCCGCCTGGATACGTTGCATACCGGAGCCCGACTGATGGCTCGTTTTTTATCAGG GCGCTGGTTGAAACGATGCGCGAGTATCACCAAAAGTACCATCTGTTGGAAATTCTGACCTTGGTCAACAGAGTGGTTGGCGAGCTAGTGAATAAGGTGGATGGTAGCATTGCGCAAATCTCCGTCACGACTCACACCCTACGCTCCTCGCTGTATCTGTAA
- the LOC116615357 gene encoding caspase-8 isoform X2 yields MANTKPKSLSQDTMRMSTVLSTRLIGLDSRFPLMFHDNQKSVVRAPDVQWPPHGSVITEHSLNRCFPAGFAIQIDYIEGLTHGALCIGVIWPNETLWSDEKRVFKINCGYGCKTLNQCYGTFPKEILPGDSFGVLRSTEGNLHFLLNGQDQGKACSNVPVDVYGYFDINFRNGLQDIHLSLVPIDIFQISQFKENNKKLQLPFPCKYLRLCIGDKNKPKDVNHSTPIATQPIRTVRSREYASTPTTRQSVPSSLKPSSQTISNGSLQRGSGAKKEKEIFPRYSMTKTSRGICLIINNMNYIGNRRNGANNDVNALRRLFKDLHFCVIIKTDLASRDLRETFQEYAMMDHSNFDAFACVIMSHGGEGDVLNCMDGRDVRLEDLMTEFKSLHCATLAGKPKMFFVQACRGSDKENLENISHPTPSFDSIPGEVLERDSSLPRSLNPVEADVLLAYATPPGYVAYRSPTDGSFFIRALVETMREYHQKYHLLEILTLVNRVVGELVNKVDGSIAQISVTTHTLRSSLYL; encoded by the exons ATGGCAAATACGAAACCTAAG TCCCTGAGCCAGGATACGATGAGGATGAGTACGGTCCTAAGCACAAGGCTGATAGGTCTTGACTCGCGCTTCCCATTGATGTTCCACGACAACCAGAAATCTGTAGTGAGGGCACCGGACGTACAATGGCCACCCCATGGCAGTGTGATCACTGAGCATAGTCTCAACCGTTGCTTCCCTGCCGGGTTTGCTATACAAATTGATTATATCGAGGGTCTCACTCATGGTGCTCTGTGTATTGGGGTGATATGGCCGAATGAGAC GTTATGGAGTGATGAAAAGCGAGTCTTTAAGATAAACTGTGGCTATGGCTGTAAGACCTTAAACCAATGCTATGGCACGTTCCCTAAGGAAATCCTACCAGGCGACAGCTTTGGTGTGCTGCGCTCAACTGAGGGCAACCTTCACTTCCTGCTCAATGGGCAAGATCAGGGCAAAGCTTGTAGTAATGTCCCTGTTGATGTCTATGGCTACTTTGATATCAATTTTCGCAACGGCTTACAAGACATTCATCTCTCATTGGTACCTATAG ACATCTTTCAGATCAGTCAATTTAaggaaaacaacaagaaactTCAGCTACCCTTTCCTTGCAAGTATCTTAGACTGTGTATCGGGGACAAAAACAAACCAAAAGATGTGAATCACAGCACACCCATAGCAACGCAGCCTATCAGAACAG TCCGCTCTCGGGAGTACGCAAGTACTCCTACAACAAGACAGTCTGTTCCCTCGTCCTTAAAGCCTAGTAGTCAGACCATTTCGAATGGAAGCCTTCAAAGGGGATCAGGTgcaaaaaaag aaaaagAAATCTTCCCGCGATATTCGATGACCAAAACATCGAGAGGAATTTGCCTGATTATAAACAACATGAACTACATTGGCAACAGGAGAAATGGGGCAAATAATGACGTCAATGCCTTGCGCCGGCTGTTTAAGGATCTGCATTTCTGTGTGATTATCAAAACAGACCTCGCAAGCCGAGATCTCAGAGAGACTTTTCAAGAGTATGCAATGATGGACCACTCTAACTTCGACGCGTTTGCCTGTGTCATCATGTCtcatgggggggagggggacgtCTTAAATTGCATGGATGGAAGGGATGTGAGACTCGAAGATCTGATGACCGAGTTTAAGTCACTGCATTGTGCTACACTCGCAGGAAAGCCCAAGATGTTCTTCGTACAGGCTTGCAG AGGAAGCGACAAAGAAAACCTGGAAAACATTTCCCATCCGACCCCAAGCTTCGACTCGATTCCTGGAGAGGTACTGGAAAGAGATAGTTCTCTCCCCAGGTCACTAAATCCAGTCGAGGCAGATGTCTTGTTGGCCTATGCTACCCCGCCTGGATACGTTGCATACCGGAGCCCGACTGATGGCTCGTTTTTTATCAGG GCGCTGGTTGAAACGATGCGCGAGTATCACCAAAAGTACCATCTGTTGGAAATTCTGACCTTGGTCAACAGAGTGGTTGGCGAGCTAGTGAATAAGGTGGATGGTAGCATTGCGCAAATCTCCGTCACGACTCACACCCTACGCTCCTCGCTGTATCTGTAA